The DNA window CTACGTGCTTCTGCAGGGACCTGGCAGCAGAACTCCCCACTGGGAGTGACAGCACCCGAGCggttctgcagctttttttttttttgctgttaacatCACCTcgtttcagttctggttttactttcttttactCATGATCCCATCACCACCAGATTCCGCAATGTCTCCTGACATAAAGATCTGTGAAGCAGCTGAACATTTGACAAACTTTCTGCCgtttctgctggttttaatcCCTGTCCCCATACCCCTGTTCAAATCATACCTCAGAATAACATCCCAAAACCTGAGCTACTGTCACCCTCCTCAGTCGTCCTACTCTGGTGCTGCTGTAGTGCAGAGTCACttagctaggaaaaaaaaataaagtgaaaaaactGGAGCATCAACCCCTTTTGCAAACAGAAGGCTGAAGGGCAGAAGTGCGATTCCAGCAGCTCTGGTTCGACCTTGGATCCCGCACGGGGAGGTGACAGCGCAGCACCCGGGACCTGCCGGGAAGAGGCGGGTCTCGGCTTCCCGGCTGCTGAAACGCAGCGAGCTTCAATTTCACACCTCAACCTGCCAAAAGTAggcaaaataaagacaattttcGCTTGGCAACTGCTTGCAGTCATTTAGTAAAGAAGTAGCTGACGCCGAAGCAGCATCCCAGCTTGCCAGCCCACGCAAGAAGCGCTCCGGCTTCTTAGAAACACTGTCACTGTCTCcgttttctgtttcacttctgaAGTTTCACTACCATTAGTTACATTCTCTTAGTGCCCTTCAAACAAATACTGTTGGGGACTAAAATAAACATGAGATCCAGACAAATATAAAATAGACTATGCAATAGGAACGCTATGTTCCCAAGTGATTCATTCAtctattatttaataatttaggAGCTGACATAACTTTTCGTTGAACAAATCTTCGCATTGATGCAAGTGGTGTTTTTGCTCCGTCCTCCGAGTAATTTTAGCTGTCAGATGTTTCTGTGGGAGTAATCCCAATCGGAAAAGGGAAGTGTATCTCCTTCCTGGCTAGATGCTGCCACTGATTCAAGTGGTGGTACCCCACCCGGCAGTACCCTGGGATTCATCCTGCTACAGCCGGAGTCCGCCTGTCCTGGCTTGGGGCGCTTCGCTGGGGGACACACGAGGACGCTGACGGGTCGCACAGCACGTGCAGCCACCGCCACCGGCAAAGCAGCCCGGCGACGCCGTGGTGTGAACAGCCCGTAGCAAAGCCGCAGCCCTCCGTCGGGAGCCGCGGTATCAGGGTGGAGCCGCGGTATCAGGGTGAGGCACCGTGTCACCCTGGGTGTCACTTCGGAGCCAGCTGGGAGATCGCTACCGCCAGCTGTGAGAGAGCAGCATTATCTCCCCTGCTTTGCCCATGAATATTCAGCAATATTCATCGTCGTCCCCGCGAGGAAGCTGTCGCCGCAACGCCCAGCCTTTCCCCGCCGCTGCCGACGCGGGGCTCGCCTCTGTTTGCTAGAAAACGTTTGCAGTCGCTCATTTCTGACTAATACTGACATTATTTGCCCTCAAATTAAAATGCAGTCGGTCACTGCCGAACGCCCGCCGGCTGCGCTGGGTGCCGTGCTTCCTGCTGCTGGCAAACGGTGGATTGATCAGCTTTTGATAACGGTGTTATTATTATAAGCTTTTGGGGAGGAGGTTGCCCCAGCGGGAGAGATAAGCTTCAGGAGTGCcacgctgctgctcctgccaaTAGTCATTCTTCAAGCTGCCTGGTTGACATCTCCCGCTCGGAGACTCGTGGTTGAACGTTCACCAGATTTGGGACTCGGGAGGTTCCTCTGCCCAGGGACCGCTGGGGTGGTTTTTGACCTATaggcattttggggtttttgtgtttcacaacctccctctccctctttgtctccctcctgccctctttGTGGCACATTGCAGTTGGTCATCTAGAAATCTTTTCTGGTCTTCTGCGAAGCCCAGGTTTGTTACGGCGGGTGGGAAGGGCTCTGGTGCAGCGTCGCTGCTGGCAGGTGAAGGATGGGACATTTTTAACCTGTTTCCAGCAGCTCCAAGATCCAGCAAATTGCCTTTCCCTGGTCCACTGTGGATTCTCACGGGCGAGGCAGGAACCACTGAGGGAGGctgaaaccaaaagaaaaaggttttatatTGGCACCTGGGACTCCCCGACTCAGCTCCTTGTTGGGTGGAACCCAGCGGAGCTCCACCACGCTGCATGGACCACGTCCGTCCCCACAGCTCTGTGTCAAGGCCAGCGGAGGTTCAGAGTGGGGTGAAAGCTGCTCCTTCACCCCCGTCTCCAGGAAATCCTGCTGGGCACGACCGGCACGTGGAAAGGAAAGTGCAATCGACCCTTACCCTGGCGGCTGGGTGGCGGCTGCCATATCATCACCGATGGCTTTATTGGAAGTTGTACACGCAGAGCCGTCCCCTCCCATTGCCTCTGCTCCGCGCGGGACCGTGCACTGAGCCACCGTGCCAGACacccatccgtccgtccatccgtccgtgGCGCGTGGTCTGGGCACTGCCCTCCTGCCGATGCCCCTTCAGGCATCCCTTTACTCCCCGTGCCCCGATCcgccccttccccttccctctgctctgccccacgcCCAGCCCCACTCCTCGCCCCCCAGGGAGGTGAATCACATTCCCAAGGCGACAGGAATTCCGAAACGCCTGTCGTGAGCGGGGAGATCCCAGGACGTGCTGACACACGGTGAGCCACCGGCACCAGGGCGGGCGAGTGGGCTGCAGCACGCGTCTCCCCGAAGTTCGGCGTCGCTGCCTCCGCCAGTGGGAGCCTCGCGGACGCCCCGTCCTTGTGTCTGCCTGCTGCAGGCGCAGGGTGCTGCGCTGGCTCGGGGATTGTTTTCAAAGCGCCCGCGGTGAGCAAGCGTTAGCCAACACCTCTCCATAGTCCCCTCCTTCTCACGCACGGCTCTAAAGGGCCAGGTCATGCTCCCGATGGATTTCAAGCAACGCCGCGGCTCGGGGAGCAGCACATCCCTCGTCAGCAGCGCTGTGCCGCACGTGTCATCCACTGGGGACAAGTTATGTCGGTCGACAACCTCCCGTGGCTGCACCAAGAGCGGTCTGGACACCCCGCACGCCGCATGGACGGGAGCAATTCTGCCCCACACTCTGCTCCTTTATTCCCACCCGTGAGACGAATCCTGCCACGGGAAGTCCCGGTGGGCCTGGAGAAGTCCTTGCCCACCACAACCCCGACAGGACGCTCCCCCCTGCCCTCGCCGAGCTGCCTGCGGGGAAGAGctggcaccaaaaaaaaacaacccctggGGATGTTTTGGATGGAGCTTTTGCGAAAGGCCGGAGCCGTTGGCCCCGGTTCCCAGCGGGGCGTCCGTGCTCCCCCCGGCCGCTGCACGGTCCTGCCTTGCTCTGGGGTCGTGGTCAATGGGGGGAAGCGGCGAGTGAATGAAGAGGGAAACGAGCCCGAGGTTCGAAGCCAGGTACCCGCCGCCGCCCTCGCCGGGTCCGAACAATGGGGTCCTGTGctgccagcaaaaaaaaaccaaacccacaaaccaacccacaaagCTTCCGAGCTGCTCATGGAAAGTCAGTGAAGCAATTACGTTAATGACTGTGAATGGGGCTAAAAACAATCTCGGATGAAAATGAGTGAGGGGCCGAATGAAGCGAGCGATTCATAGCCCGGCTCCCGCATCCAGGAATATTTCCAGTAAGCAAAAGCCTTGTTTTAGGGACTGTCTCATCCCCCATTTGTGCTTGGTGGGACTCGATTTCCACTCTGCTGGGTCCGGTGTCTCATCAAAATGCCTTCATAAATGGAGCAAACAAGGGCTGTATATGGCAGGGAAACAGTCAATTAACACGATCCGAGTTCTTTTAGGGGCAGAGTTAATCAAGCATTCAGCGTTTTGTcattcttgtctttctttcctgGGAAAATCCTATTAGTATAAAATCACTTAATTGGGCACTTCAAAGAGCTGATGGGAAAACAGCCTTCGCCGGGATATAAACGCCATTCAGCCGAACACTGGGTTCATTTAGACTTTTGCTGGAGCGTGAGTGTTTCATTAAGAGCCTTCACGTTTcccacttaaaagaaaaaagcttgttagcggagataataaaaaataaaatggagggggggggaaatatctCGGAAATTTGAATCTTGCTGAAGAGGGGTTTTTACTGCCTGAATGCGCGGGGCtttgttggggggggtgggggggggctttgTAAGAGCCTCTCACACCTCGAGGGAGCGTCTGGGCTTTCCCGAGCctttggggggggtgtttttgCAAGTAAAGGCTGTTAGAGGAGGGAAAGAGTCACCCCCGCGTCCCACGGGATCTGGGTGACAGCCGTGGGTCTGACCTGGGGGGCGGAGGACGGTGCGTTTCGTGGGaccgaacccccccccccccaaccccgcgtGCTCGTCCCCGCTCTCCGTGCCGGGGCGGGGGTCCCGCGTTACCTCCCCCCTTCTCAGGTTGTTTTCCTTGGGCAGAAATTCAGGTTTTCGCAGAGCTTATGTTTATCCCACCATGAAAAATCACACCCCGCGCCCTGCTCTGTcattcccagctccatccccgaAGACCCGAAGGATGCTCGTCCGCCCGACCCTGCGCTGTTTCTTCCCCCCACGTTGCTTGATCTAACAGGAATATGACGTTTccccccccgaaaaaaacccACTTCGCGTACACCTTTCACCACCAAATTTCCAAACCTTCCTCGCtgccggggagggctgggagaggaacCACGCGAGTTGCTTCATTTCTGCGGTCGGTGCTGGAAGGCTTCCGTCTGGGAAGACATTTCCAGGTTGACCACGTACTTAAATGTAGTAATGACATTTTGTATTCAGCCTTAACGAAATCCTTACACGGGGGTGTTCGTGTGCATTTGGGTTACGAGCACGGGCTGGACCTCAGCGCGTGATTCCCACAAAACACGCCGGGATCCTTCCTTGGCACCACGTTTGGCTCCTCTCTTTGGGGTCAGGATTACCCGACGTGGCTCCGCGAAGCCACTTTTCCCCATTCTCCACTTTCTCACCCCAAGGCTGGGGCATCCGAACCCTGATTTCTTCACCCGGCCCGAACCATTCCCCCGCTCCGGGCCAAAGCTCCCATCCGCGTCCCCCCTGGGGGTGCTGCTCCCCGTGTCCCCGGAGAGGATGAAAGTCGGTGGCAGAGACGATGTGCCCGGGCACGCTCCCTTGATGAAACCCCGGcgctgaggacaggctgagtcaCGCTCCGGCTCTGCCCGCCGTGAATAACGTATTTGCAGCCATGTCCGCCGTGCCTTCCTCTCCCCTCGGCGCCTGCAGGACCCGCCTGGGGAGATCCGCCGGGAAGGGAACGTTCCCGAGGGCTCCAGGCCCAGGCAGCGGCCGCCGCTCGGTGTTTGGGTGCCCCCAGTGCTGGGGAGAAGGTAACTTTGGAGGCCGTGAAACGAGCAGTCATTTAATACATTCCTTTTGCTTCCAGGCGTTGGGGTGGGTTTTTCAAGTTATAAGGACGGGTTCTCCCCCCGCTCCGGGGTGGGGGTTTGGGACACCCCTCACGGCCTGGGCGAAGCGACAGCTCCCGGAGGGTGGCTgcgaagggggaggagggaaccCCCCACCTGCCCGTCCTGGTCCCAGCCCCGCGCCTCTGCCCTCCTCCGGCTGCGGTTCTTGGGGCTGAACACCGTGAGTCACctctgggattttattttttttaaagttcctgttACCGCCTTCTGTATTaatcacgctttttttttttttttccccctcccccttttttttttttttctggaggtgcCGCTGCAAACATGACCACGGACTCTCTGACCCAGACCCTGCTGCCGTTCCTCTCCCCACTTCCCATTTCCAGTAACCCCCTTTGGCAATGCCACAGCTCCCGGCGCGGGGGCACGAGGATGGGGAGCGAGAGGCAGAAACCTGCCCGCCCCCAGCCCGGAACCAAGCCCCCaccaaaaagaaatcacagaaataatatttttcctaagGGAAAATCCGCATCCGCTTTATTTTCTGGCTGGGTTTGCCCTGGAACGTCTCCCCCGTGGAAGCGGGATGCTCGCACCGGGCGGGCTGGGGGTTTATCTCCCGTCGCTTTGCTTTTTCGGTCCCTCGCTCTTGCATCAGCGGTCGCCGGATCCCGCTGTGGGTTGCACAAGCGACGCCACTCCTTCCTCTGCCACTTCGGGCGCTAATTTAAAAAGCTGCCGGTTTTGATATTCCTGTTCCCTTTTGCGTATTCGGGGGGacttttctgggggaaaaaaaaaaaaaaagctgatttaagCGGTGAGCATCCTCTGCTTCGTCTGAGCGCCCCGGCTGGAGGCTGCGCTGACGGTGGCGGGGGGATGCCCACAGCGCTTTGAGCTTCCCTTCGGTGCCGATCGCGTCCTCCTCGCATCCAGAGGGAGCGAAACGGCAAACCGCGGCTGGAGGGGAGCTGGCGGTCGGCGAGGAAATGAGCCGTGACGTGTCCAGCCCTCCGCAACGCGGCTCCAAAAGCTGCTCTTTGCCACCAGGACCAAAAATCATTCCCAGGTGGAAACAGCAGCCGGGCCGGCGCCCGCCTCTCCCTGCGTGTTACCAACAGAAAGGCAGAATTCGGGAACATCCCCAGCTTTCCCAGGGTGGATTTTCTGCAGTGTGTGGTATTAATTTAGGCTGCTTTCAGCATTCCCCACCCACCTctcaccttccctccccatcccaccgggcCCGGAGGCAGCCACGGGGGTGAGCGGCCGCCCCCgacccagccaccagcacctcgTGCTGGCCCAGCGCCGCGGAGGGGACACCGGTGACGGCAAACGCTGCCGCGGCGCGTGGCAGCCTCCAGCCAAACATGCCTGAACATATCCTCCAGCTGCTCCGGCCGGTGGGAAGCTGCTGGTCCAGCCGGGAGATGTAGGGGTGTTTTACACACCCAGGGTCCCgctcagcacccccagctccaggGGCCTTCGAGGGCACCTGCCACCCCCGAGGGACCGATTTGACTTGGTCTCTGTCACTCAGGAGCGTGCCGTCGCCTTCTTGTGCCCTGCAGGAATGACACTTTTGCCCACGGTGCCTGGGCAGCTCGTGCCACGCCGGGGGGTGCTGCAGGACACGGCCCCCCCGTGCGCCGGGATAAGCTGACTCCGAGGGCATCAGCTctggcgccgtggggcagagtcGGCCCCACTGCCCCAGCTCCTTCGGCAGCACAGGGGGTCGCTGCCCCCCGGCCTTGAAGTGTAACCCCCGGCAGAAGCCCCCCTGGATTCCAACCTTCCCTGCCTGTGGACTCGGATGCATTTTCCAATAAGCCACAAATCCCTCCAAATCCTCCCCCCGGGTTCATGCAGGACATGAACGGACttgttcctcctcttcatccctgcAGGACTCAGACCAGCAAATCCTTCCCCAAAACgcttttgggtgctgggggggttcagctggtggagcagagccaggccCCGGGGACAAAATctggcaggagagggcaggggtggCCCCTGCGGCCCAGGACGGGGTCGGGCCGTGCCTGGGAACCAGGGGACCGTCGTCCCGGCTGGCTCCGAGGTGGGCACCCGGAGGGGAAGAGGCCGTCGCCCCATCCTTGACCAGTTATCCCCCTTTCCCACCGGAATCCTCTGCATTAGGGAGCCGGTGGACAGGAAAGCCTGGGTGGGATGtggagccccccagccctccccagccagctAAAGCGCTGCTGTCTCAGGTCCCTGTGTCTCCCGATGGGGAGGGGGCACCCCTCTACCCTCTGATGGGGGGTCCCCTGCATCCCCTGATGGGGAGGTCCCTTTATCCCCTAACAgcggggtccctgcaccccctaGGAAGGAGGTCGCTGCACCCCCTGATGCggagctgcctgcatcccctgctgggctgggggtgtccctgcaCCCCCCTAGGAAGGGGGTCGCTGTATCCTgtaagcggggcgggggggggctgcatcCCCTAGGAAGGGAGTTCCTGTATCCTCTAATGGGGAGGTCCCTCGGTCCCCTGCTAGGGGGGTTCCGTGTATCTCCTGATGGGGGGGGTCCTTGCACCCCCGTATGAAGGGGTTCCCTGTATCCCCTGATGTGAGGTCACTGCACCCCCCTGGGAAGGATGTCCCTGTATCCCCTAAACGGGATATCTCTATCCCCTTACGCCGACATTCCTGCATCCCCaactgggggggggtccctgcatcCCCTTGGATGGGGGTCCCTGTACCCCCCGAtgggggggtccccgcagcccTTACTGAGGGGGTTCCCTGCATCCCCTGGGAAGGGGGGTCCCCGCACCCGGTGACCGGCGGGTCCCGGTAGGTCCCGCTCCCCGCTGGCACCGCGCGTCCTCCCGGGACCGGGGACGGGgatggtggggcggggggggggggaggacgacACACACAGACCGGCGggtcccggggcggggcggggcggggctggggcgggagggAAATCCCGGGCgacgcggggagcggcggcgaggccccgccccgcgccggtATAAAGCGCGGCGAGAGGCGACGGGCACCGGCCGCCGGGAGACGCGACGAGACggtgagggcggcggcggcggccggtggCTCCTGCCCGGGGGCGGTGTGTGACACGGTGGAGGGGGGTGACACCGTGGGGGGAGTGTCACCGTGGGGAGGGCGCCGGTGCCCGGCTCGGGGGAGCGGGGAAGGCGCCGcagcgggagcgggcggcggcggctccgccccggTGGTCGCGTCCCCGGCgcgggggagggagcggggccgctcccggtggcggggccgggggtggtTGAGCCCGGGGGGTGGGCGGGATGTGCGGAGCCGCCGCAGTctgtcctttcccccccccccccgcccttccccggGCGCGGGGCGCCGGTCCGGGCTGCGGTCGCCCCCCGGTGGCGGTGGGGCGCGGTGCGGGGCGCGGCCGCGGAGCATCCCCGTGTGTCCGCCGTCCCCCCGGGCTGGGCGGCGGCGGGTTGGGATCCGGTCGCCTCCCCCCGAGGGCTCTGGAATAGCCCCCGCGGTTGAAAAGCCCCACGGGCTCATCGGTGTCGTGAGCGGGGCGTTCTCGGCgcctcgcccccccccggccccgggaggcACCTGGCGCGGGGTCCCATCGGCTGCCGGCTCCGTCCTCCCTCGGGTGTGGGtactcccccctcctcctgctccccaactGGTGTAACTGGTCCTGGGTGTCGCAGGTGGGGCTGGCGAGGGTGTCCCCGGGAGTGTCTTCATCTCCCGGCCGGGCTGGGTGAGGTGTGAAGGCAGCCGCGCACCTGCCTCACCCCGGGGTTCTCCAGCTGGGTTCAGGAAGCCTTGAAACCTCGGAGAGGCTGCGAAAAGCACGGCCAACCCCATGGGAGGGGACGGTGACCTGGCCCCCGTCCTTCCCTATTCGGTGGCTCCGTCAATCTGCAATCATGAGTCAGGGCGAAGCTGTTATCTCAAGGCGTGGGACTCTGGGGTGGCACCTGGGCCATGGTGGTGGCCCGAGGATGGGGAGGTCGGCGCCTGACACAAGCCGGGAGGGCCGGAGGGTGGCCAGTCGGGGCGTCGAAACATGCCCCCTGCCCGCTACCTGCCAGGGCTTGCCTGGACATGCTGGGACTTGCCTTGCAGTGAGGTCACCCTGTTTACGCGCTCCCTCTGCCAGGAGATAGGAAGCTGGATTGCTATTTTTACTCGGGGATGCTCGAGTTGGgttgggagcggggccgggcggaggGTCGTGGTGGCCCCGGGGACAGAGtgtggccccccccagcccccaggctgGTGGCTCTCCAGCCGCCCGTGGGCACGCCGTGCCGGTGACATGCTCGGTCGTGCGGCACAGGCCAtccggaggggccgggggtgcTGAATTTGGGCAGAAATCTTCCctgcaggaggctgagcaccccgTCCCTGGGGACGCTTGGGGGTGcaaaccccggggggggggggggtgtgtgtgtctgttgcGGTCCCGGCTTTGGGAGTTCCAGAGCGGGCAATGAGGAAGCTGTCTGGCACATAGGGATTTTATTTccgtgaattttttttttttaaagcagatttaatGAGCACGGCTAATCCAAGTGGGGTCAAGCCTTAGCTCCAAAAGCTGTCAAATCCCGGAGCGTTGTTCGCTTTGCTCTGATAACAAGGTTCCTCGTAACCGCGGGCGGTGCGAGGGATCCGCGAGCCCCACGCGtgtggaagggggaggaaggagaggctttGCCACTTACTGTGAAGGTCATGGCTTTTGGCACCGatttgaataaaaacaaacaaacaggttCTTGCCTCCAGTTACCCAACAGCTTCTTGCAGATAAGGAGGGTGGTTAACAAAGTGGTCAAGCTTGTGGCATGTTCTTGCAGTTGCTTAAAAGGCTTCCTTGCCACCGGACCTGGGTTCTTGAGAAACTGGCCAGAAAAATATCTCGTTGCTTCACTTGCCCATCCGCCGACTTGCCTTGTGGCTGCGTGGAGGTGGGACCGCGGCAGGGTTGTGGATGGAGCTGGTGGTGGTGTCGAAGTGCCGGATGCGCTTCCCGGCAGGACTTTACCTGCTGGAGGAGGAACGGGGAACGTCAGCGTTTGcaccttccccatccttctgtGTCGCACCAGGCCGTGTTTCATGCTCAAACCTCTGCCAGAGACACCACTAAAATCCAAATGTCCGAGTCCAGGATGAGCGCTGGCAGATGGAGGTCCCCATCTCCAGAGCACAACCCAGCTTGTCCCACCTTGACTACTGCCTGCTTTGCCCTGGTAGCCAATGTGCCAGCCCTTGGGCTTGCTCGTGGCTTGCCCAACACCCCAGTAACTCgctctgctctcctcccagccACCACGATGCCACTGTCTCAGAGCAGGGCCGGGCAGATGCCATGCAGCAGTAAGGTGTGCAGGAACCTCTTTGGCCCCGTGGACCACCACCAGCTCCAGAATGACTATGAGAACATGTTGAGGCAACAGCTGGAAGAAGCTCAGCAGCGGTGGAACTTCAACTTTGAGACGGAGACTCCCTTGGAAGGACACTTCAAGTGGGAGAGGGTCTACCTGGATGAGCAGCCGCCCCAGGAGGTCCACAGCCTGGTCACGGTCACCAGCAGCGAGAGCGGGAGCTCCTTGGTTCACAAGGTCTCTCCCAAGGGCCATCTTGGCAGGATTTGCCCTGAGGGGTCTCAGCAGAGCTCGGAGGTTTACAGGGCTGGTTCCCCACAGAGCTTGAAACGTGGGCAGACCACCATCAAAGGTGAGTGCTGGAGGCTTGGTGTCACTCCATGCGTGCTTGGTGGCACTGCTTGTGTCATGGCTTTCCTGGGAGGGACAGATGGAGAGGACTTGGGTGCAAGAACCCTGCCTGGCTtctgggcatggggaggggaccACCCTCCATGCATCTCTCTCCTGGGTGAGCAGAGCCCATCTTCCAAGGGAAAAAAGGCTGCGAACTGGGTGCCTTTTGTTGCTGCGGTTAGGCAGGGGGCTCGCGTCAGGTTTGTGGGTCTTACAGCTGAAGATGCCCCAAAATAGTTCATCACCCTCAGTTCCCGTGGTCAGAGCCTGTCCTCTAAGATCAAGGGCTGGGGTGGAAGTACAGGTGAGACCAAACAGAAGGGATGGTGGAGAcctacaggctcttcaggaatgCCTGGCTTTGGGTGGGTGGTTCTAAAATGGAGTCCACCTGGGCTGGGTTTTGAGGTGcttccctggggacacctccctcttcctgctctgctgctcctgatGGGCTGGAGGCACTTTCCAACCCTCTCTTTCTGCCTTCCAGACTTCTACAGCGCCAAGCGGAGGAACATCCCTGACAAGCCCAAGCCTGACAAGCCCAAGCTGTGACCTGGTGGTGCTCAGCTCCTCTGCCAT is part of the Larus michahellis chromosome 21, bLarMic1.1, whole genome shotgun sequence genome and encodes:
- the CDKN1A gene encoding cyclin-dependent kinase inhibitor 1, which translates into the protein MPLSQSRAGQMPCSSKVCRNLFGPVDHHQLQNDYENMLRQQLEEAQQRWNFNFETETPLEGHFKWERVYLDEQPPQEVHSLVTVTSSESGSSLVHKVSPKGHLGRICPEGSQQSSEVYRAGSPQSLKRGQTTIKDFYSAKRRNIPDKPKPDKPKL